DNA from Verrucomicrobiota bacterium:
CTCCGACCGCGTCGGGCAGGCCCGGGGCCTGCTTAAATTCGTGGCCGGGGCCCGCCGTGAGCCGGATTATTACCACGTTGCGGTAAAGCATCAGTTCGAGCGCTTATTGAAGGTTGCGGATCCCGTCGTCTTCCACGATGACCTGAGCGCGCAGAATCAACCTTTCTACTTTTATGAGTTCGTAGCCGATGCGGCCCGCCACGGGTTGCGCTACCTCGGCGAAGCCGGCGCGAACGAACTTCCGTCGCAGGAATACGATGCGAGCGTTTTTAACCTGCTGGATAACCTGGAAAACGCGACCGAGGTGGTCCGGGAGCAATACAAAGATTTTGTGCGGGGCTGCGCCTTCCGCAAGACGCTGTTGTGCCGTGAAGAGAAATCGATCGCTCCGGTGAACTTGACCGCACGCGTACCCCACCTTCACGCGGTGTGCGACGCAACCCTGGCGGAACAACGCGACACGGCGCAGGGGCGCCTCTCGGTGTTCCGGCGCCGGGGTGGCGCCGTGGTGGACACCGCGCACCCGCTGATCCGCGCCGCGCTGGAGGTGTTGTGCTCGGAATGGCCTTGCTCCCTCGGCTTTCCTGCCCTGCTGGATCGAGCGACGGCCGAGTTGGCCGGTCCGCAAGGTAACCGGGAATCGGTCACCGCGGAAGAAACCCTGTCCGCCGCCCTGGTGCGCGCGCACCGGGCAGGGTTTCTCACCCTGCACATTCAACCGTATCGCGTCGCCAAGCAGGCCGGTGAACGGCCGGCGGTCAGCCGGCTGGCCCGCTACCAGCTCGAGCGCGGCGATGTGGCCACCAACCAGTTGCACGCCTCTATCCGTTTCCCGGATCTCCTGAGCCGCCGGCTGGTGCTGCTGCTGGACGGAACCCGCGACCGGCGGGCTCTCATCGCCGAGCTGACCCAGGTGGTTTTGCAAGGTGAAGCCGAGCTCTTCGAAAACGAGATCCGAATCACCGCGCCGGACGCAGTCCCGGGCGTGCTGGCAAAAAGGGTAGAACAAGGACTTGCCTCCCTTGCCCGCGAAGCAATGCTGGTCGCCTGAAGAGGCTCGGGGTTCGGTCACACGGCGGGCACAACGGGTGTGGCGGGCACAACGTAAGAGTTCACACGGCGAACACGGCGGAAGCGAGGGGCTATCCGCCGATTTCCACCGTCGGCAGACCCATGACGATCACGCCGCCGTGTGCGGTTTGATCGCCTATACGTGCGGCCGGCAACCCGCCGATAAGCACGGAGGTTGACCCTTTAAGGATGACGTCCGGCGGGCCGACGCAGGTGCACATGTTGGTGACCACCGCCGCAGGCTGGCCGCCAATCAGCACGGTTGGAACTCCCGGCGGCAAGATCGGACCGCCTACATGCGGAATCGGCGGCACACCGGGCGTCTGCATCGGGCACGTATGCATGTCACCAACTCGGGCGGCAGGAGGCATGTTTGTTTTTAAGGCGTTTTGAGCGGGCGCGACAAGGAGAATTCTCTCCCGAACCCGCGAATCGGATTTAGGAGTTCGGTCACACGGTCACACGGCGGGCACAGCGGGTTTGGCGGGCACGACGTAAGAGTTCACACGGTCACACCACGGGCACCACGTAAGAGTTCACACGGCGAACACGGCGAGCCACGGCGAACACGGCGGGAAGAGGAGGAAGAGGAAGAAGGGGAAAGCGTTTGGAGTTCGGAGTTCGGAGTTCGGAGCGGCAGGATGGAGGGTGGGTGCGAGTGTCAAGCTCACAGTTGCCCAGGGTTTCTTTAATCTGTGTCAATCTGTGTAATCTGTGGATGTATTCTCTTTTCTGCGTGCTTCTGCGTGTTCTGCGGATCATTTCGTTTTCCGGCCGGGTGAGCGTGCCCCTCGGGGGAGATCGGACCTGGTTCTACGACGCCTCCGAACCCCGAACTCCGAACTC
Protein-coding regions in this window:
- a CDS encoding methyltransferase regulatory domain-containing protein codes for the protein MEELTGPADAYNEVLYPARCIQEAHPNRLATIAYLRGLHPAPLDRCRVLELGCNFGINLAAMAGEFPDSEFVGVDLAADPIAAGKEFAAGLGLRNLFLHARDLVTVSRAEFGRFDYLIAHGLYSWVPAPVRERILEICQELLAPDGVAYVSYNAYPGNHLRELVRGMMRFHTAQFSDPSDRVGQARGLLKFVAGARREPDYYHVAVKHQFERLLKVADPVVFHDDLSAQNQPFYFYEFVADAARHGLRYLGEAGANELPSQEYDASVFNLLDNLENATEVVREQYKDFVRGCAFRKTLLCREEKSIAPVNLTARVPHLHAVCDATLAEQRDTAQGRLSVFRRRGGAVVDTAHPLIRAALEVLCSEWPCSLGFPALLDRATAELAGPQGNRESVTAEETLSAALVRAHRAGFLTLHIQPYRVAKQAGERPAVSRLARYQLERGDVATNQLHASIRFPDLLSRRLVLLLDGTRDRRALIAELTQVVLQGEAELFENEIRITAPDAVPGVLAKRVEQGLASLAREAMLVA
- a CDS encoding PAAR domain-containing protein; amino-acid sequence: MPPAARVGDMHTCPMQTPGVPPIPHVGGPILPPGVPTVLIGGQPAAVVTNMCTCVGPPDVILKGSTSVLIGGLPAARIGDQTAHGGVIVMGLPTVEIGG